The sequence TCCAGCACGGAATCGGCCCTCGGGGCGAGCCGGCCCGTCTCCACCTCGACGACGTGGAATTCCTCTTCCACTCCGATACGAACGGTCACGCAGACTCCTAGGTGACGGCCGAACGCCCACAACCGCGCCCGGAAGCCGCCCCGCCCCATCAGTCCCCCGGAGGCGAGTTGTGCCCCCCGACTTCCCACGAGGCCCATTGCTAAGCGTCCGGCCCCTGGCCGATGCGCCCGGCCCGGCGGCGGGCAGCGCACTCACGGGCCGGCGGGCGGCGGGCGGCCGTCCCCTGTCGCCCCGCTGCCGCGCGCCCCCGCCGTTGCCCGAACGGGCCGCTCATCCTGCCCGTTCGGACCTGGCGCCGGCGCTCACGAGCACGTATGCAGGAGAAGTTGATCAACACATCTTGGAGGAGAGACCCCTTGCGCGATCACGAGGACGCCAAAGCCACCGGGATCGGCAGGGACCGCAGCTCTTCCCGCAGAGCCGACTCCGCGCCGTCCGGCGAGCCGGCCGGGCTGCTCGGGCTCCAGGCGTCGGTGGGCAACACGGCGGTCGTACAGATGCTCCGCCGGTCCGGCCGGACCGAGGTGCAGAGGTCCGCCGTCCACGACGTCCTGCGCGCCGGGGGCCGGCCGCTCGACGAGGGCGTGCGGACCGACATGGAGGCGCGGCTGGGCGCGGACTTCTCGGACGTGCGCGTGCACAGTGACGCCAGGGCCAGGGCGTCGGCGGCCGCGATGGGGGCGCGTGCCTACACCTCGGGCAACCACATCGTCATCGGCGACGGCGGCGGGGACGCCCATACGCTCGCGCACGAGCTGACCCATGTCATCCAGCGGCGGGGGCCGGTCGCGGGCACGGAGACGGGCGACGGGCTGCGGGTGTCCGATCCGTCGGACCGCTTCGAGCGGGAGGCGGAGGCGACCGCGCACCGGGTCATGCGCGCAGCCCCGGCCGGACCGGCGGCGCACGGACCGGCGCGCGGACCGGCGGACGCGTCCGGGGCGACACCGGCGGGGCGGCCCGCGGTCCAGCGGCTGCTGGTCCTCGGCCAGAAGGGCGAGGCGAAGGCGGCGGAGCCCGCGTACGCGGACATCCGGGCGGAGCTCACGGACCCGGAGCTGATCAGCGCCTGGGAGGACACCGGGAACAAACCGGCGATCATGAAGGTGCTCGACGAGTGGATCACCGCCCCGAAGCAGTCCACCCCCCAGGCGACCGCGAACAGCAGGCGCGGCCCTCGGGACGCTCTCGGCCGCTCGTACGCGACGATGGACGAGGCGGCCGCCGCCGTGCTGGACCGCGTCAACGCCCTGCCGGTCGCCGAGGTGGAGAAGGCGATCTCCGACGACGTGGCCGTCGACGCGAAGATCAGGGAGGTCCTGGCCGGTTTCGTCGCGAACGCCCTGCGGCCCTGGCTCGGGGAGCAGCGCAAGCAGGCGGCGGAACTGGAGGAGATGCTGTCGAAGACCGTGGCGGAACTGGCGTCGGTGCGGCGGCTCTATCTGCCGTACATCGAGTTCGGCGAGAAGACGCTGGACGGGATACTCGGCGACCCCCAGGCCCAGGGGTTCGCCACGCTCATCAGCGCCATCCATGACATCGCCGAGATCCTCTACGGCATCAAGGATCTCGAACAGCATGTCACCGTCTCCGCGGAGCAGTTCAAGGGCTATGTGTTCAAGGACGGGGCGAAGCTCGGGGGCCCGCGGAACTCGCCCGCGTGGGCGCTGGGTGACGGGGCGGGGCAGCCGGGCGGGAGCATCGACGATCTGGAGCGGACGCCCGTCCCCAACAACTTCCGGGGGACCATGGCGACGCCGAACCAGCTCAACGACCAGGTGCGGACCGCCGGGCGGCTCGGCTACCCGGTGTCGCTGGGGCCGTCGCGGACGACGGGCAAGCTGATGAAGCTGGCCGACACCACCGGTGCCGACCCGGCGGTCAAGGAGGCCATCGCCTACGCGCTGCTGGCCCTGTGGTACACGGACTACCGGCGCGACCTCACGGACATCCACCGCTACCACTTCGTGATGGACATGGCGGCCAACTTCGGTGTCGCCTACGACCCTTACCAGGCGCCGCGCAATCCGGCGACGGGCGGGGACTACTCCCAGCTGATCGCCGCCACGCTCGACAGGTTCCGCAAGAACCACGAGGAGGAGGCGGCGCGCTACTGGAAGAAGGCCGAGGAGCTGAAGCTCGATCCGCCCGCGGTCCCCGGTCCGGTCAACGGGTCGTCGTCGGCCGCGGGTGCGCAGCCCGCACAGGCGGTGGAGGACGCGGTTCCCGCGTGGCGGACCGACCCGGTCGCACGGGCCGTGATGTCGGCCCTCAAGGCCGCGCCCAAGTTCCGGATCACGGGCGAGAAGCAGGAAGCGATCGGCCGGCTCCAGCTCACGGAGGCGCAGTTCGACGCGGCGTTCGCCCTTCTGACGTCGAAGGACCATGTGGGGAACAAGCCGCTGGTGCAGCTCGACCGCATGGGTCTGGTGCTCACGAACCCGGGCAGAACGGCGGCCAAGAAGGCGGCGGACCTGTGACCTCGGCCCCCGTCCCGGGCCGGGGGGACTTCTTCCGTCAACTCGGGGGTCTGTAGCGGATTTTGGGGGGCATCCGGACACCAGGAAGGAGGGGTGCCGGATGTCGACCGACCTCAAGCGGCCGCCCAGACGTATGCCCGGCTGGGCGAAGGTGGTGGCCGCCTTCGCGCTGGTGCTGGCGCTGCTGTTCGCCGGGATCAGGCTGGCCGTGCTCCCGGGGGTCAAGGACCTGCTCGGGACCCGGACGCACGACCGCTCGGGTCCCGCTCTCCTGAAGTCCATCAACGACATGAGCCGTTACGACGCGGCCTCGGGCGACTTCCAGGTGGTCGTCGACCTGGAGAAGGACGCCAAGTACCTGCCGGACGCCCTGCACGGCACCCGCACGCTGTACGTCGGCGCCGGCACCGTGGAGGCGTACGTGGACCTCGGCAAGGTCGGCGACAAGGACGTGACGGTGAACAAGGACCGCACGTCGGCAACGCTGCGCCTGCCGCACGCGCGACTGGGTGAACCGGCCCTGGACGCCGACCACTCCTACGCCGTCTCCAAGCAGCGCGGACTGCTCGACCGCCTGGGCGACTTCTTCTCGGACAACCCCGACAGCGAGCACGCCGTGCAGAAGCTCGCCGTGTCCCATATCGGTGAGGCGGCCAAGGGCAGCGGACTGACCGCGCGGGCCGAGACCAACACCACGGACATGCTGGAGGGTCTGCTGCACTCCCTCGGCTTCAAGGACGTGCACGTCTCCTACGGCTGACCACACTCCCTCGCAGGGTCGTCGACGACTGGAGGACCGCATGGCCCGCACCGCTCTGTTCTCACGCACCGCCTCTCCCGGCCGCGCGCCCCGGACGAGTCGCCTCGCGAAGGCGCGGGCACGATGGAACGGCGGGCCTCTCCGGCGCGCGAAGGCGGACGGCACCCGGGAGGCCGCCGAGGCGAAGCGTGCCGAAACGGCAACACCCGTGCGCCGTCGGCACGTTCTCCCCCTGCCGGTCCGGATGCTGGCGATGCTGTGCGCCTTCGTCCTCATGGTGGGCTTCGCCGTCGTCCTCGCCAAGATCACCCTGGAGCCGTCCCCGGCCTCGGTCTCCCTGGTGCACAGCAATCTGCACCCCGGCCGCTCCATCCGGGCCTACCTGGACCAGCCCCAACTGCGGGACGCCGTCAAGCAGATCGGCGGCAACATCCTGCTGGGCGTGCCGTTCGGCATACTGGTGCCGGTGCTCGCGCCGGGCGCCCGGGGCATCTGGCGGGTGCTGCTGCTGACCGCGACCGTGATGCTGCTGGTGGAGATGGCCCAGGGCGCCCTGGTCACCGGGCGGGCCTTCGACGTGGACGACGTCATCCTCAACACGTCCGGCGCGCTGCTCGGTTACCTCCTGGTGGGCCGCAGGCTGGGGCGGGTGCACGACCGCCGCGCGAGCGCCTGACCGGCGCCCGTCACCGCCCGTACGTCCAGGACGCCCACAGCCGGGCGTAGGCGCCGCCCGCGGCCCGCAGTTCGTCCGGGTGCCCCTGTTCGACCACCCGGCCGTCCGCCATCACCACCACGACATCGGCCGTCGCCGCCTGGGAGAGCCGGTGCGCCACCACGACCGCGGTCCGGCCCTCGGTCACCGCCAGGGCGGCCCGGTCGAGGGACCGGGCCATGTCGCTGCCGGCCTCGGCCGTCGCCTCGTCCAGCACGACCACCTCCGGGTCGAGCAACAGCACCCGGGCGAGGGCGAGTTGCTGAACCTGCCGGGCGGTGAGCCGGATGCCGCCCCGGCCGACGGCGGTGCCGGGGCCGTCCGGCAGGGCGTCGGTCCAGTCCGCCGCGCCCACGACGGCGAGCGCGGCCCGGATCTCCTCGTCCGACGCCTCCCGGCACGCGAGGCGGAGGTTGTCGGCCACCGTCCCGGGGAAGAGGTGGTGTTCCTGGGTGACCAGGACGATCCTCCGGTTGCCCGCCGCCCCGGGGCGGGCGAGGTCGCCGGTGGGGACGCCGTCCAGCGTGACGCCGCCCGCGTACGGCGTGCGCATCCCGGCGATCAGCGTCGCCAGGGTGGACTTGCCCGAACCGGTCGCGCCGACGACGGCCAGACGCTGCCCGGGGCGGATGCCGAGGTCGATGCCGTGCAGGACGTCAGGGCCGTCCTCCCCGTACCGGTGGCGGACGCCACGCACGGCGATCCCCTCCCCGCGCCGGGCGGACGACGGCTCGGGACTCCGCTCGGGCGCCGTCCGGCCCAGGGTGACGCCGACGACCCGGGCGAGCGCGGCGGTCGCCTGCTGCACGGTGTCGAACGTGCCGAGCAGGGTGTTCACCGGGTCGAACAGGCCGACGAAGAAGAGCGCCGCCGTGGTCGCGGCCCCCACGTCGGCGCGCCCGCTGTGGACCAGGGCCCAGGCCACGAGGAGGACCGCGCTCAGACCGGTGAACTCGGCGATGTTGAGGCGGCCGTAGAAGCGGGTGGCCGCGCGGGTCGCCCGGAACTCGTACGACATCGCCTCCTCGGAAGCCGCCTCCACCCGCGCGTACCGGCCCGGTCCGAGGCGCAGGGCGCGCAGGGTGGGCAGGGCGGTGAACGCGCCGAGCAGTGCCGAGGCGCGGCGGCCCTCGGCGGTGCGGCCGGCCGCGTAGAGCGGCTGGGAGGTGCGCAGGTACCAGCGCAGGGTGTGCGCCTGGAGGGGCACCGCGAGGAGTCCGGCGACGGCGAACCGCCAGTCCAGGGCGGCCAGTCCGGCGAGGGCGGCGAGGATGGCGAGCGCCGCCGCCGCGAAGTCGCCCAGGGCTCCGGAGGCGGCGTCCGCGACCCGTTCCGTGTCGCCGGAGACCCGGGCGACCAGGTCGCCGGTGCCGCCCGCCTCCACGAGGTCCACGGGCAGCGCGAGCGCCGAGGTGACGGCGTCCTCGCGCAGTCGGCCGGTCACCGGCAGGACGACCCGGGCCAGCAGCACGGTGGCGGCCCACGCGGTGAGCGCGCCGGCCACGGCGGCGGCGGTCAGGAGCAGGACGGGCCCGACCAGCGCGCTCGGGGCACGGTGGTCGGCGACGGCCTGGGTGATCCGGCCGATCGCCACCGGGCCCGCCAGGGTCAGGGCGCTGTCGAGGACGAGCGCGGCGAGGGCCGCCCACAGCGCGGGCCCCCGGCCGCGCAGGGCGGCGCGCAGCCGGGCGCGGGTCTGCCGCGCGGTGGCGACGGGGAGCAGCGTCGTCGCGGTCACCGGGGTCGTCACCGTGCCACCGCCCGGTCCGCCGCGGGTACGTGGACGAGTCGGTCGCAGCGCGCGAGCCAGGCCGGGCTGGTCGTGATGACCAGGGTGGTGCGGTGCTCGCGTAGGCGCCGGACCCGGTCGGCGACGGCGTCCTCCGTGGCCGCGTCCACGGCGGTGGTGGGGTCGTGCAGGACCAGTACGGGGGGCCGGGCGGCGAGGGCGCGGCCCAGGGCGACGCGCTGGCGCTGGCCGCCGGAGAGGGTCTCGCCGCGGTCGCCGACGGTGGTGTGCGCGCCGCGTGGCAGGGCGCGTACGACCTCGTCGGCGAAGGAGGCATGGGCGGCTTCGGCCACGGCGGTGGTGTCCTCGGTGAGGGCGGTCAGGTTGTCGGCGACGGTGCCGGGCAGCAGCACCGGTTCGTGGTGGCTGACCAGCACGGTGGCCCTGAGCGTGTCCAGGGGGAGCGCCGTCAGATCGGTGCCGTCCAGCAGGATCCGCCCCTCTTCGGGGTCCTCCTCGCGGGCGAGCAGCAGGGCGACGGCGTCGGCGTCGGCGGGGTCGGCACATACGAGGCCGGTCATGCCACCGGCGGGGACGGACCACTCGGCGCGGCTCCCGCCCGGCAGCGGTACGCCCCGGAAGTCGAGGGTGCCGCGTGTCTTGCCCGAGGACGCCCCGGGTCCGGAGTCCGGCGGGGCCGGTGTCCGGCGGGCTCCGCCGGTGCCGGCCGGCTCCCCGTGCGGCGGCGGGGACGGGGCCGCCGCCGGTTCCGGTACGGCCGGTGGCGTGCCGAGCACCTCGTGGACGCGCGCGGCCGACGCGAGGGCGCGGACGTAGCGTGCGTGGGCGGCGCCGACGACACGCATCGGGCCGTTCACGAACTGGGCGAGGCCGAGCAAGGCGATCAGCCGGCCGAGGCCGATCCGGCCCTCCAGGGCGAGCCCGCCGCCGACCGCGGCGACGGCGGTCAGGCAGAGCCCGGTGAGCAGGACGCCCACCGACACGAGCGCACCCTCGGCGGACACCGCCCGCCGCGCCGCGCGTACGGCCTCCTCGCTGCCCCGGGCGTAGTCGGCGGCGACCGCGCGCTCGGCGCCGATGCCCTTGAGCACCCGCAGCCCGCGGACCAGTTCCTCGGCCAGGGCGGTGGCCCGCGCCTGCCGGTCCTGCTCGGCGCCGCTGCTGCGGCGCAGGGCGTGGGAGAGGCGGTTCTGCGCGAGCAGGACCCCGGCGGTGCCGGCCACGACGAGCGCGCCGAGTCCGAGGGAGATGCGCAGCAGCAGCACCGTGGCGCCGAGCAGGACGACCACCGCGGCCACCGTGCCGGCGAGGGCACCGGCGAAGGCGCCCATCCGCTCGGCGTCACCGGACGCCCGGCCGAGCAGGTCGCCCGGCACCAGCCGCACCCCGCCGGCCGGGCGCAGCACGCGCCGCGCGAGCGCCATCCGGATCCGGTGCTCGGTGTGCTGCCGGGCGCGCACCGAAGCTCGCGCGCCGAAGCGGTACGACAGGGACAGCAGCAGGAAGTCCAGCGCCAGCAGGCCGAGCCAGCGGAGTGTCGACGCGGGGGTGGCGGACCGGACGGCCCCGCCGACCGTGGCGCCGACGAGCACCGGCACCAGCGCCTCGCCCAACTGGTGCGTGCTGAACAGCACCGACGCCAGCAGCAGGTCCCGTCGGCGGTCGCCCAGGGACCACCACAGCAGCGCCCGGGGCGAGGCGGCCGGGGCGGGAGCGGCGGTGGCAGGGGGAGCCGGGGCGGCGGGGCGGCGGGGAGGGGCGGCGGCGGGTACGGTCACCCGGCCACGTTAGGGTCACCTTACTTTTGTCGTAAACGCAGCAGGGCGCCACCGTATGTCGTGCATCGGCCACGGGCAGCGGGCAGGGCGCGTGAGCAGGAGCGGGAACGCCGGGCATGGCACACGAGCAGACCATCGATCTCGAACGGTTCGAGATGGTCCGGGGGCAGACCTTCCAGCACCACGTCCATGACGAGCACCAACTCGCCTGGGCCAGCACCGGTGTGGTCATGGTCGACATCCAGGACCGCTGCTGGGTGCTGCCCCCGCATCTGGCGCTGTGGATCCCGGGCGGTGTCCGGCACGCCACCGGGGCGCTGCGGCAGTCGGTGCTCCAGGGCGTCTATCTGGACCCGGCGACGTGTCCGCTGGCCTGGACCCGGCCGACCGTGCTCGCCGTACCGCCGCTCGCCCGGCATCTGATCGGGCACCTGGCCGGCGAACTGCCGCCCGCGGGGCGCGCGCACGCCGAGGCCGTGCTCCTGGACGTGCTGCGTCCGGCGGAGGCCACCGTGTTCGAGCTGCCGCTGCCGGCCGATCCACGGGCCAGGGAGGCCGCCGCGCTGCTGCTGGACGATCCGGCGGACCGGCGCGGGCTGGGCGAGCTGGGGCGTGCGGTCGGGGCCAGCGAGCGCACCCTGCTGCGGCTCTTCCTGGCCGAGACGGGGATGACGTTCACTCAGTGGCGGACCCATGCCCGGCTCCAGGCCGCCCTCGCCCATCTCGCCGAGGGCCTGCCCGTCGGGCGGGTGGCCGAGCGGGTGGGCTATGCGACGCCCAGCGCGTTCGTCGCCGCGTTCCGCCGGGTGACCGGGGCGACGCCCGCCGCCTATTTCGCCCGGTCGAGGGGGTCGAAGGAGCAGCCGGGCGAGCCCGAGTGACGGCCGGGGCCCTGCGGGTCCGGCCCCGGCGCGCCTGGGGGCCGACGGAATGCGCCTGGCGGATCGGCGACATGAGGTGGCGTTTGACCGGCTTGTCGCGACCGAGGCGGCGCCTCTACCTTTTTAGGTAAGGCTAAGCTAACCTCCCCCGCCGGTTCCTTGCATCGGCAGGTATGTCGATGTCGCCGAGGAGCACGATGGGCACCACCACGATCAGCACCACCGATACGGTGCCCACATCCGAGGCCGCGGACCGAAGACCGCGCGCGGCCGTGCTCGCCGTACGGCTGCTCGGGCTTCTCCTCGCCTGCGGACTGCTGGTCCTCGTCACCGTGGTGAGCGTCGCCGTCGGCGCCAAGGCCATCCCGCCCGGCGAGGTGCTGCGCGCGCTGTTCCACGGCCCGGCCTCGGTGGACGACGCGGTCGTCCTCGACCTGCGGCTGCCGCGCACGCTGCTCGGCATCGCCGTCGGCGCCGCACTGGGCCTCGCGGGCGTGCTGATGCAGGCGCTGACCCGCAATCCGCTCGCCGACCCCGGCATCCTCGGCGTCAACATGGGCGCCTCGGCGGCCGTGGTCGTCGCCATCGCGCTGTGGCGCACCACCGATCCGTCCTTCTGCGTCTGGTTCGCGTTCGCCGGCGCCGGACTGGCCGCCGCGCTGGTCCAGTTGCTCGGCACGCGCGGCCGGTCCGGTCCGCCACCGGTACGGCTCGCGCTCGCGGGTACGGCGGTCAGCGCCGTGCTCAGCGCGCTGATCTCCGTCGTCACCCTGCTGCGGCCTGACGTCTTCGACCAGTTCCGCTTCTGGGGTGTGGGCTCCCTGGCCGGGCAGCCGATGTCCGTCCTCACCGGGACACTGCCGTTCCTCGGCGCGGGCGCGCTGCTGGCCCTCGGCCTGTCCGGTGCGCTCAACGCGCTCGCCCTCGGCGACGACACAGCCCGCGCCCTCGGTACGGCCGTCCCGCGCACCCGCGTCCTCGGGATGCTCGCCGTCACCCTGCTGTGCGGAGCGGCGACGGCGGCCGTCGGCCCGATCGCCTTCGTCGGTCTGGCGGTCCCCCATCTGGCCAGGGCGTTCACCGGGCCTGACCACCGCTGGCTGCTGCCGTACTCCATGGTCCTCGGCGCGACCCTGCTGCTCGGATCCGACGTCCTCGGCCGGGTGGTCGCCCGGCCCGGCGAGATCCAGGCCGGGATCGTGACGGCCTTCGCCGGAGCGCCCGTCTTCATCGCCCTCGTCCGCCGCCGCAGGATCGCCGAACTGTGACCACCGAGATCTCTTCCCGCCCCGCCCTCCGAGGCACCGTCCTCGGCCGCGCCCGCCGGGGCACCGCCCCGCGCGGCCGGGTGCTGCGCCTGAACGGCGGCCGGATATCGCTGCGCTGGCGGCCCCGCACGGTCGTGGTCTGCCTGCTCCTGACCGCCGCGTGCCTCGCGACGGGCGTCCTCGGTCTGACCACCGGCACCTACCGTGTCCCGCTGTCGGACGTGCTCGCCTGTCTGCTGGGGCACGGCTCCGGGGCCGAGTCCTTCATCGTCGTCGGTCTGCGGCTGCCCCGGCTGGTGTGCGCCCTGCTGGCCGGTGGCGCGCTCGGGATGAGCGGCGCGGTGTTCCAGAGCATGTCCCGCAATCCGCTGGGCAGTCCCGATGTCATCGGCTTCACCAGCGGCGCGGCGAGCGGTGCCGTGGTGCAGATCGTGCTCTTCCACGGCGGACCGTTCGCCACCGCCGTCGCCTCGATCGGCGGCGGCCTGGCCACGGCGCTGGTCGTGGGCCTGGTCGCGGCGGGCCGCGGTCCGGCCGTCGGCTACCGGATCGTG is a genomic window of Streptomyces sp. WP-1 containing:
- a CDS encoding DUF4157 domain-containing protein — translated: MRDHEDAKATGIGRDRSSSRRADSAPSGEPAGLLGLQASVGNTAVVQMLRRSGRTEVQRSAVHDVLRAGGRPLDEGVRTDMEARLGADFSDVRVHSDARARASAAAMGARAYTSGNHIVIGDGGGDAHTLAHELTHVIQRRGPVAGTETGDGLRVSDPSDRFEREAEATAHRVMRAAPAGPAAHGPARGPADASGATPAGRPAVQRLLVLGQKGEAKAAEPAYADIRAELTDPELISAWEDTGNKPAIMKVLDEWITAPKQSTPQATANSRRGPRDALGRSYATMDEAAAAVLDRVNALPVAEVEKAISDDVAVDAKIREVLAGFVANALRPWLGEQRKQAAELEEMLSKTVAELASVRRLYLPYIEFGEKTLDGILGDPQAQGFATLISAIHDIAEILYGIKDLEQHVTVSAEQFKGYVFKDGAKLGGPRNSPAWALGDGAGQPGGSIDDLERTPVPNNFRGTMATPNQLNDQVRTAGRLGYPVSLGPSRTTGKLMKLADTTGADPAVKEAIAYALLALWYTDYRRDLTDIHRYHFVMDMAANFGVAYDPYQAPRNPATGGDYSQLIAATLDRFRKNHEEEAARYWKKAEELKLDPPAVPGPVNGSSSAAGAQPAQAVEDAVPAWRTDPVARAVMSALKAAPKFRITGEKQEAIGRLQLTEAQFDAAFALLTSKDHVGNKPLVQLDRMGLVLTNPGRTAAKKAADL
- a CDS encoding DUF4230 domain-containing protein gives rise to the protein MSTDLKRPPRRMPGWAKVVAAFALVLALLFAGIRLAVLPGVKDLLGTRTHDRSGPALLKSINDMSRYDAASGDFQVVVDLEKDAKYLPDALHGTRTLYVGAGTVEAYVDLGKVGDKDVTVNKDRTSATLRLPHARLGEPALDADHSYAVSKQRGLLDRLGDFFSDNPDSEHAVQKLAVSHIGEAAKGSGLTARAETNTTDMLEGLLHSLGFKDVHVSYG
- a CDS encoding VanZ family protein, with the translated sequence MRRRHVLPLPVRMLAMLCAFVLMVGFAVVLAKITLEPSPASVSLVHSNLHPGRSIRAYLDQPQLRDAVKQIGGNILLGVPFGILVPVLAPGARGIWRVLLLTATVMLLVEMAQGALVTGRAFDVDDVILNTSGALLGYLLVGRRLGRVHDRRASA
- a CDS encoding ABC transporter ATP-binding protein is translated as MTTPVTATTLLPVATARQTRARLRAALRGRGPALWAALAALVLDSALTLAGPVAIGRITQAVADHRAPSALVGPVLLLTAAAVAGALTAWAATVLLARVVLPVTGRLREDAVTSALALPVDLVEAGGTGDLVARVSGDTERVADAASGALGDFAAAALAILAALAGLAALDWRFAVAGLLAVPLQAHTLRWYLRTSQPLYAAGRTAEGRRASALLGAFTALPTLRALRLGPGRYARVEAASEEAMSYEFRATRAATRFYGRLNIAEFTGLSAVLLVAWALVHSGRADVGAATTAALFFVGLFDPVNTLLGTFDTVQQATAALARVVGVTLGRTAPERSPEPSSARRGEGIAVRGVRHRYGEDGPDVLHGIDLGIRPGQRLAVVGATGSGKSTLATLIAGMRTPYAGGVTLDGVPTGDLARPGAAGNRRIVLVTQEHHLFPGTVADNLRLACREASDEEIRAALAVVGAADWTDALPDGPGTAVGRGGIRLTARQVQQLALARVLLLDPEVVVLDEATAEAGSDMARSLDRAALAVTEGRTAVVVAHRLSQAATADVVVVMADGRVVEQGHPDELRAAGGAYARLWASWTYGR
- a CDS encoding ABC transporter ATP-binding protein; its protein translation is MTVPAAAPPRRPAAPAPPATAAPAPAASPRALLWWSLGDRRRDLLLASVLFSTHQLGEALVPVLVGATVGGAVRSATPASTLRWLGLLALDFLLLSLSYRFGARASVRARQHTEHRIRMALARRVLRPAGGVRLVPGDLLGRASGDAERMGAFAGALAGTVAAVVVLLGATVLLLRISLGLGALVVAGTAGVLLAQNRLSHALRRSSGAEQDRQARATALAEELVRGLRVLKGIGAERAVAADYARGSEEAVRAARRAVSAEGALVSVGVLLTGLCLTAVAAVGGGLALEGRIGLGRLIALLGLAQFVNGPMRVVGAAHARYVRALASAARVHEVLGTPPAVPEPAAAPSPPPHGEPAGTGGARRTPAPPDSGPGASSGKTRGTLDFRGVPLPGGSRAEWSVPAGGMTGLVCADPADADAVALLLAREEDPEEGRILLDGTDLTALPLDTLRATVLVSHHEPVLLPGTVADNLTALTEDTTAVAEAAHASFADEVVRALPRGAHTTVGDRGETLSGGQRQRVALGRALAARPPVLVLHDPTTAVDAATEDAVADRVRRLREHRTTLVITTSPAWLARCDRLVHVPAADRAVAR
- a CDS encoding AraC family transcriptional regulator, with translation MAHEQTIDLERFEMVRGQTFQHHVHDEHQLAWASTGVVMVDIQDRCWVLPPHLALWIPGGVRHATGALRQSVLQGVYLDPATCPLAWTRPTVLAVPPLARHLIGHLAGELPPAGRAHAEAVLLDVLRPAEATVFELPLPADPRAREAAALLLDDPADRRGLGELGRAVGASERTLLRLFLAETGMTFTQWRTHARLQAALAHLAEGLPVGRVAERVGYATPSAFVAAFRRVTGATPAAYFARSRGSKEQPGEPE
- a CDS encoding iron ABC transporter permease, with protein sequence MGTTTISTTDTVPTSEAADRRPRAAVLAVRLLGLLLACGLLVLVTVVSVAVGAKAIPPGEVLRALFHGPASVDDAVVLDLRLPRTLLGIAVGAALGLAGVLMQALTRNPLADPGILGVNMGASAAVVVAIALWRTTDPSFCVWFAFAGAGLAAALVQLLGTRGRSGPPPVRLALAGTAVSAVLSALISVVTLLRPDVFDQFRFWGVGSLAGQPMSVLTGTLPFLGAGALLALGLSGALNALALGDDTARALGTAVPRTRVLGMLAVTLLCGAATAAVGPIAFVGLAVPHLARAFTGPDHRWLLPYSMVLGATLLLGSDVLGRVVARPGEIQAGIVTAFAGAPVFIALVRRRRIAEL
- a CDS encoding iron chelate uptake ABC transporter family permease subunit, yielding MTTEISSRPALRGTVLGRARRGTAPRGRVLRLNGGRISLRWRPRTVVVCLLLTAACLATGVLGLTTGTYRVPLSDVLACLLGHGSGAESFIVVGLRLPRLVCALLAGGALGMSGAVFQSMSRNPLGSPDVIGFTSGAASGAVVQIVLFHGGPFATAVASIGGGLATALVVGLVAAGRGPAVGYRIVLIGIGISAMLTSLTAYLLTRASLYEAQDAQIWLIGSLNSASWSVVTPLAVALAVLVPVTVVASRALHWLELGEDTARGLGVPVGRARIVLAVAATALAAATTAAVGPITFVALAAPHLCRRLIRSPGAPVVPAAFMGALLLTASDFAAQRVLPGTELPVGALTGVLGGLYLCRVLVARHRAGRA